In one window of Arachis ipaensis cultivar K30076 chromosome B06, Araip1.1, whole genome shotgun sequence DNA:
- the LOC107645867 gene encoding pentatricopeptide repeat-containing protein At5g08510, whose amino-acid sequence MNQVKQIHGYTLRNGIDNTKVIIEKLLQIPNLSYAHSFLCHSPDPKATVFLYNRLIQAYSINGSNTRRCFSLYSQMLLHGFQPNEHTFNFLFSACTSLSSPFLAQMLHTHFIKSGFEPDVFAATALLDMYAKLGSLKMARHVFDEMAVRGVPSWNAMIAGYARFGDMERALELFLLMPCRSVVSWTTMISGYSQNKLYEKALDLFLTMEREKVTKPNEVTLASILPACANLGALEIGQRIEAYARENGYFKNLYVSNAVLEMYAKCGKIDVAWRVFDEIGSLRNLCSWNSMIMGLAVHGQCCKALELYDQMLREGTSPDDVTFVGLLLACTHDGMVAKGRYIFKSMTTDFHIVPKLQHYGCIVDLLGRAGQLQEAYSVIQSMPMKPDSVIWGALLGACSFHGNVELAEIAAKSLFALEPWNPGNYVILSNIYASAGHWDGVSKLRKAMKGSKITKVAGHSFIEQGDQLHKFIVEDRSHPLSNEIFALLDGIYELIKLNRSSFACDLDLDFN is encoded by the coding sequence ATGAACCAAGTGAAGCAAATCCATGGATACACCCTGAGAAATGGCATAGACAACACCAAAGTCATCATTGAGAAGCTTCTTCAAATCCCAAACCTTAGCTATGCACATTCCTTTCTCTGCCACTCACCCGATCCCAAAGCCACCGTCTTTCTCTACAATAGGCTCATCCAAGCCTACTCCATCAATGGAAGCAACACGCGCCGCTGCTTCTCCCTTTATTCCCAAATGCTTCTCCATGGCTTCCAACCAAATGAACACACTTTCAATTTCCTCTTCTCTGCATGCACCTCACTCTCTTCCCCTTTCCTTGCCCAAATGCTCCATACCCATTTCATCAAATCAGGCTTTGAACCTGATGTATTTGCTGCCACAGCTTTGCTTGATATGTATGCTAAACTGGGTTCTTTGAAGATGGCAcgccatgtgtttgatgaaatggcTGTGAGAGGGGTACCTTCTTGGAATGCCATGATTGCGGGATATGCGAGGTTTGGGGATATGGAGAGAGCATTAGAGTTGTTCCTGTTGATGCCTTGTAGGAGTGTGGTGTCGTGGACCACCATGATATCCGGTTACTCGCAGAACAAGCTGTACGAGAAGGCTTTGGATTTGTTTCTGACGATGGAAAGGGAGAAAGTCACAAAGCCGAATGAAGTAACATTGGCAAGCATTTTGCCGGCTTGTGCTAATCTTGGGGCATTGGAAATTGGTCAGAGGATTGAAGCTTATGCAAGAGAAAACGGGTATTTCAAGAATTTATATGTGAGTAATGCTGTGTTAGAGATGTATGCGAAATGTGGCAAGATTGATGTTGCTTGGAGGGTGTTTGATGAGATTGGAAGCTTGAGAAACTTGTGCTCTTGGAATTCAATGATCATGGGTTTGGCTGTTCATGGACAATGTTGCAAGGCACTTGAGCTTTATGACCAAATGCTGAGAGAGGGAACCTCACCGGACGATGTTACATTTGTGGGGCTCCTCTTGGCATGCACCCATGATGGCATGGTTGCTAAAGGGAGATATATCTTCAAGTCAATGACAACGGACTTCCACATTGTTCCCAAACTACAACACTATGGCTGCATTGTCGATCTCCTAGGCCGGGCCGGCCAGTTACAAGAAGCTTACAGTGTCATACAAAGCATGCCCATGAAACCAGATTCAGTAATATGGGGAGCTCTCTTGGGAGCTTGCAGCTTCCATGGTAATGTTGAGCTGGCTGAGATTGCAGCCAAATCACTGTTTGCCCTTGAGCCTTGGAATCCTGGAAACTATGTCATTCTTTCCAATATTTATGCTTCGGCTGGTCATTGGGATGGAGTTTCAAAGCTTAGGAAGGCGATGAAGGGCAGCAAAATTACGAAAGTAGCTGGACATAGTTTCATTGAACAGGGAGaccaattgcataagttcattGTGGAAGATAGATCACATCCACTAAGCAATGAAATTTTTGCTTTGCTAGATGGAATTTATGAACTGATAAAGCTGAATAGAAGTTCATTTGCATGCGATTTAGATCTTGATTTTAACTAA
- the LOC107645866 gene encoding autophagy-related protein 18h codes for MKSNNNTTNGFIPSSFKSIASRIKTASSGSRSSHSKKDQVLWACFDKLELGPSSFRNVLLLGYSNGFQVLDVEDATNVREIVSKHDDPVSFLQMQPVPKKPEGSEGFRSSHPLLLVVACDKSKIPGPVQNSRDGFVRDHAEPQAENVFGSATAVRFYSLKSHTYVHALRFRSTVYMVRCSPKVVAVGLAMQIYCFDALTLESKFSVLTHPVPELGGQGVVGVNIGYGPMALGPRWLAYASNSPLLSNKSRLSPQSVTPPAVSPSTSPSNGNPVARYALESSKHLAAGLINLSDKGYRTLSKYCQDLMPDGSNSPVSSNSIWKASRFTPPTPETDTTGVVVVKDFVSRAVVAQFKAHTSPISALCFDPSGTLLVTASIHGNNINIFRIMPSSSRNGSGHQSTDLSYSHVHLYKLHRGLTSAVIQDICFSHMSQWVAIISSKGTCHIFSLAPFGGETVLQIHNHDTEGPILFPVLSLPWWFTPHFTVNQQQSCPAPPPPVVLSVVSRIKNNAGWLNIVSNATSSAAGKVCIPSGAVSAVFHSSISCDTGNTLSNIHALEYLLVYAPSGHLIQYKLLPSLGPEPSGTVPRMDSVPSAHTEEENLRVKVEPVQWWDACRRNDWPEKEVHIVGNNLGLEAAEMILGTSDCEDNNVGNNNCIKFNDQCHFSNAEVQINSGRIPIWQKSEVSFFVMSPLVTKELILRESSTSGEIEIENIPIDEVEIRRKDLLPVFDHFHRVDRGIVMGRSSSSSSDSHGAEEKFSGDAVLSQSKLKIPGSALKADAGLSGYFSSSIDSSGSDINVKNREEYVSESPLPSLKTVNMDDIAAGGSQVNSSKGGKANESLNSSFNDCNLNMNVTHDGLVHDSPDFGQIFQEDYSKASIGCPESAEVVSDEECSSPCVREKSEEDGDDDGMLGGVFEFSEEG; via the exons ATGAAGAGCAACAACAACACCACCAATGgattcatcccttcttctttcaAGTCCATAGCTTCTCGCATTAAGACCGCTTCTTCCGGTTCCCGTTCTTCCCATTCCAAGAAGGATCAG GTGCTTTGGGCTTGCTTTGACAAGCTAGAACTTGGTCCCTCTTCTTTTAGGAATGTTCTGTTACTTGGTTATTCAAATGGCTTTCAAGTTCTTGATGTGGAAGATGCTACTAATGTCAGGGAGATTGTCTCGAAGCACGATGATCCGGTTTCGTTTTTACAAATGCAGCCCGTCCCTAAGAAACCTGAGGGTTCTGAAGGATTTAGATCATCACATCCTTTGCTCTTAGTTGTTGCTTGTGATAAGTCAAAGATTCCGGGTCCAGTGCAAAATAGTAGAGATGGATTTGTCAGGGATCATGCTGAACCTCAAGCTGAGAATGTTTTTGGTTCAGCTACAGCTGTTAGATTTTACTCGCTTAAGTCTCATACCTATGTTCATGCTCTCAGATTTCGTTCCACCGTCTACATGGTTAGATGTAGTCCTAAAGTTGTGGCTGTGGGTCTTGCTATGCAA ATATACTGTTTTGACGCACTTACGCTTGAGAGTAAGTTCAGTGTCCTGACTCATCCTGTACCTGAGTTGGGTGGCCAAGGAGTGGTTGGGGTTAATATTGGGTACGGTCCCATGGCTTTAGGGCCCCGGTGGTTGGCTTATGCTTCTAACAGTCCTTTGCTGTCAAATAAAAGTCGACTAAGTCCTCAAAGTGTGACTCCTCCTGCTGTCAGCCCATCAACATCTCCCAGCAATGGAAACCCGGTAGCCCGATATGCCCTGGAATCCAGCAAGCACTTGGCTGCCGGGCTCATCAACCTCAGTGACAAGGGGTACAGAACATTGTCTAAATACTGTCAGGATCTTATGCCTGATGGATCCAATTCTCCGGTTTCATCAAATTCAATCTGGAAAGCTAGTCGGTTTACCCCACCTACCCCTGAAACAGATACCACCGGTGTG GTTGTTGTGAAAGATTTTGTTTCTAGAGCTGTTGTGGCTCAATTTAAGGCCCATACTAGTCCAATATCAGCTTTGTGTTTTGACCCAAGTGGGACACTTTTGGTCACAGCATCGATTCATGGAAACAATATTAATATATTTCGGATTATGCCCTCCTCTTCACGGAATGGATCAGGTCATCAAAGCACTGATTTGAGCTATTCTCATGTCCACCTATACAAGCTCCACCGTGGCTTGACATCAGCC GTCATACAAGATATTTGTTTTAGCCATATGAGTCAGTGGGTTGCCATTATTTCTTCCAAGGGCACTTGCCATATTTTTTCTCTTGCCCCTTTTGGTGGTGAGACAGTTCTTCAGATACATAATCATGACACAGAGGGACCTATTCTGTTTCCAGTGTTGTCACTGCCATGGTGGTTCACTCCACATTTCACTGTAAACCAGCAACAATCTTGCCCAGCACCTCCACCTCCTGTTGTCCTCTCTGTGGTTAGCAGAATAAAAAATAATGCTGGATGGCTCAATATAGTTAGTAATGCTACATCTTCTGCAGCAGGAAAAGTCTGCATTCCTTCTGGTGCTGTTTCTGCAGTCTTTCATAGTTCCATATCTTGTGATACGGGCAACACGTTGTCTAATATTCATGCTCTGGAGTATTTATTGGTATATGCCCCGTCTGGTCATTTAATTCAATATAAACTACTTCCATCACTCGGGCCAGAGCCTAGTGGAACTGTTCCAAGAATGGATTCTGTTCCTTCTGCACATACAGAAGAAGAGAATTTAAGAGTTAAAGTTGAACCAGTTCAGTGGTGGGATGCCTGTAGAAGAAATGATTGGCCAGAAAAAGAGGTGCATATAGTAGGGAATAATCTTGGTCTTGAAGCTGCAGAAATGATCTTGGGAACTTCAGATTGTGAAGATAATAATGTTGGAAACAATAATTGCATTAAATTCAATGACCAATGTCACTTTTCAAATGCAGAGGTACAGATAAACTCTGGGAGGATACCAATATGGCAGAAGTCTGAG GTATCTTTCTTTGTGATGAGCCCTTTGGTGACCAAGGAGCTGATTTTACGTGAATCTAGTACCAGTGGAGAGATTGAAATTGAGAATATTCCTATTGATGAGGTTGAAATAAGGCGGAAGGATTTGTTGCCTGTCTTTGACCATTTCCATCGGGTTGACAG AGGTATTGTCATGGGAAGAAGTTCTAGCTCGTCATCTGATTCTCATGGAGCTGAAGAGAAGTTTTCTGGCGATGCTGTACTTTCCCAATCAAAGTTGAAGATACCTGGCTCAGCTTTGAAGGCAGATGCTG GCTTGTCAGGATATTTTTCTTCATCAATTGACTCATCTGGAAGTGATATTAATGTAAAGAATAGAGAGGAATACGTGTCGGAATCACCTCTTCCAAGCCTGAAGACTGTTAACATGGATGACATTGCAGCTGGTGGCTCACAAGTGAATTCATCAAAAGGTGGCAAAGCTAATGAGAGTTTGAATTCAAGTTTTAACGATTGTAACTTGAATATGAACGTTACACATGATGGGCTAGTCCATGACTCGCCTGACTTTGGGCAAATTTTTCAAGAGGATTATTCAAAAGCATCAATTGGCTGTCCTGAATCAGCAGAGGTTGTTTCTGATGAGGAATGTAGCAGTCCCTGTGTGAGGGAGAAATCAGaggaagatggtgatgatgatggcaTGCTTGGTGGTGTATTTGAGTTCTCTGAGGAAG GTTAA